Proteins encoded in a region of the Bartonella taylorii genome:
- the glmS gene encoding glutamine--fructose-6-phosphate transaminase (isomerizing), protein MCGIIGILGNRCVTSSLIDGLKRLEYRGYDSSGIATVHEGRLYRMRAEGKLTHLEEKLKKTPLQGNLGIGHTRWATHGAAVERNAHPHVTERLAIVHNGIIENFVELQRELIEDGYIFETETDTEVIAHLITRALKNGLSPQEAVHTSWKRLQGAFAIALIFEGEDNLMIAARSGPPLAIGYGKDEFFVGSDAIALAPFTDRISYMEDGDWAVLTREGVTIYDAKNQRVKRPLTTLFEETLLVSKGNHRHFMQKEMFEQPEVISHNLAHYLDLGNYTVRPLENLIDWKSINRILFASCGTAYYSALVARYWFERLAALSVDNDVASEFRYREPPMTSDVLSMFVSQSGETADTLASLRYCRERGVKTATVVNVEQSTMAREADFVLPTLAGPEIGVASTKAFTCQLATLAAMALNAAKQRGYLSEKEEHQFVQQLAEIPRILNEVLKLDDKIERICRNLVNVKGVLYLGRGTSYPIALEGALKLKELSYIHAEGYAAGELKHGPIALVDETIPVIVVAPYDRWFEKTFSNMQEVAARNGRIVLITDKRGAEAVRFDTLSIIVLPDVTEFIAPIIYALPIQLIAYHTAVLLGTDVDQPRNLAKSVTVE, encoded by the coding sequence ATGTGCGGAATTATCGGAATTCTTGGAAATAGATGTGTTACATCTTCTTTGATTGATGGTTTGAAGCGCCTTGAGTATAGGGGGTATGATTCATCTGGTATCGCGACAGTGCATGAGGGGCGTCTTTATCGTATGCGTGCTGAGGGGAAGCTCACTCATTTAGAAGAAAAATTAAAAAAAACACCTCTGCAAGGAAATTTAGGGATTGGTCATACGCGTTGGGCTACACATGGAGCTGCGGTAGAACGGAATGCTCATCCTCATGTAACTGAACGGCTTGCAATTGTTCATAATGGTATTATTGAAAACTTTGTAGAATTGCAACGAGAACTCATTGAAGATGGTTATATCTTTGAAACAGAAACGGATACGGAGGTCATTGCCCATTTAATTACGCGCGCATTAAAAAATGGTCTTTCTCCCCAAGAAGCAGTGCATACAAGTTGGAAAAGGTTGCAAGGTGCTTTTGCTATTGCTCTTATTTTCGAAGGTGAAGACAATCTTATGATTGCTGCTCGCTCTGGTCCACCGCTGGCAATTGGCTATGGAAAAGATGAATTTTTTGTCGGATCGGATGCAATTGCTTTAGCTCCATTTACAGATCGTATTAGCTATATGGAAGATGGGGATTGGGCTGTTCTGACACGGGAAGGTGTAACAATTTACGATGCCAAAAATCAACGGGTAAAACGTCCTCTTACAACATTGTTTGAAGAAACTTTGTTGGTTTCTAAGGGGAATCATCGTCATTTTATGCAAAAGGAAATGTTTGAACAACCTGAAGTGATCTCTCATAATTTAGCGCATTATCTTGATCTTGGAAATTATACAGTTCGCCCACTTGAAAATTTGATTGATTGGAAAAGTATTAATCGAATACTCTTTGCAAGTTGTGGAACGGCTTATTATTCGGCTTTAGTTGCACGCTATTGGTTTGAGAGATTGGCTGCTTTAAGTGTTGATAATGATGTCGCTTCGGAGTTTCGTTATCGTGAACCACCCATGACATCCGATGTGCTATCAATGTTTGTTTCTCAATCTGGTGAAACAGCTGATACATTGGCTTCTTTGCGTTATTGTCGCGAACGTGGTGTGAAAACAGCAACAGTTGTGAATGTTGAGCAATCGACAATGGCAAGGGAAGCTGATTTTGTTTTACCAACACTTGCTGGGCCGGAAATAGGTGTTGCCTCGACAAAAGCTTTTACCTGCCAATTGGCAACGCTTGCTGCAATGGCGCTTAATGCTGCTAAGCAACGTGGGTATCTTTCTGAGAAAGAAGAGCATCAGTTTGTCCAACAATTGGCAGAAATTCCTCGGATTTTAAATGAGGTTTTAAAACTAGATGACAAGATTGAACGGATTTGTCGTAATTTAGTAAATGTAAAAGGTGTTCTTTATCTCGGGCGAGGGACTTCTTATCCAATTGCATTGGAGGGAGCACTTAAACTGAAGGAGCTTTCTTATATTCATGCTGAGGGTTATGCGGCGGGTGAGTTAAAACATGGGCCGATTGCACTGGTGGATGAGACAATACCAGTGATTGTTGTGGCACCTTATGATCGGTGGTTTGAAAAGACTTTTTCTAATATGCAAGAAGTGGCGGCGCGCAATGGTCGTATCGTTTTGATAACCGATAAAAGAGGGGCAGAAGCAGTACGTTTTGATACCTTGTCAATTATTGTTTTACCAGATGTTACAGAATTTATTGCGCCTATTATTTATGCTTTACCTATTCAGTTAATCGCTTACCATACAGCTGTTTTATTAGGAACAGATGTTGATCAGCCTCGTAATTTAGCAAAATCAGTCACTGTGGAATAA
- the recG gene encoding ATP-dependent DNA helicase RecG, translated as MHPSLIAPLFNSIHTLSGVTPKVYSLLAKVLNINPTQREPTLIDLLQLMPYSVIDRRIRPNIACAQEGVTITLEIIIDQHQPPPIGRSRLPYKVVAHDPTGKINLVFFHAQPSWLKKQLPEGKKVIISGKAERFNGQLSMVHPDHITPSEQSNQIPLIEPVYPSTAGLSAKTLRHAIQNALDYIPLLPEWIEESVKKQQNFSSFSVALRRIHTPINPDDLTLESLARKRLAYDELLASQLALGLVRLKTKSFSGASRPPTEIYTKKLLQALPFQLTNGQREAIKDIANDLASPEPMLRLLQGDVGAGKTVVALIAMAQIAENAGQSALMAPTEVLARQHFATIAPLAEKVGLQTVLLTGREKGKLRTNILNDILSGQASIIIGTHALIQDNVIYNNLALAIIDEQHRFGVHQRLALTAKGHKPDMLVMTATPIPRTLVLTAFGDMDVSKITEKPMGRQPITTATLSLKRIDELIERIAIALEKGEKLYWICPLVEESKILELTSIETRFAILQEHFGTRVGMIHGKMSTDEKEAAMASFKCGNIGILVATTVIEVGVDIPDASIIVIEHAEHFGLSQLHQLRGRVGRGEKKSSCILLYKDPLTKMAATRLNIIRNTEDGFKIAEEDWRLRGEGELLGTKQSGMPEFHIANLAVHSDLLSMARRDARLFLQHDPNLSSEQGQALRLLLYLFGRDDATRLLRAG; from the coding sequence ATGCATCCAAGCCTTATTGCCCCTCTTTTTAATTCTATCCATACCCTTTCTGGGGTAACACCTAAAGTATATAGCTTACTAGCCAAAGTCTTAAACATTAACCCTACACAACGTGAGCCTACCCTTATTGATCTTCTTCAATTAATGCCCTATTCCGTTATAGACCGGAGAATACGTCCCAACATTGCTTGTGCACAAGAAGGAGTCACCATTACCCTCGAAATTATTATCGATCAGCATCAACCACCCCCAATTGGCCGTAGCCGATTACCCTATAAGGTCGTTGCACATGATCCAACAGGAAAAATAAATTTAGTCTTTTTTCACGCACAACCTTCTTGGCTAAAAAAACAACTACCGGAAGGAAAAAAAGTCATCATATCAGGTAAAGCTGAACGGTTTAATGGGCAACTTTCAATGGTGCATCCAGATCATATCACACCAAGCGAACAATCAAATCAGATACCGCTGATCGAACCCGTTTACCCCTCTACTGCGGGGTTATCAGCAAAAACACTAAGGCATGCAATACAAAACGCCCTCGATTATATTCCTCTCTTGCCAGAATGGATAGAGGAAAGCGTTAAAAAACAACAAAACTTTTCTTCTTTTTCTGTTGCTTTACGTCGCATCCATACTCCCATAAATCCCGATGATCTAACCTTAGAAAGTCTAGCACGTAAACGTCTTGCATATGATGAACTTCTCGCTAGCCAATTAGCTCTTGGACTTGTACGCTTAAAGACTAAATCTTTTTCAGGAGCTTCTCGCCCACCAACAGAAATATACACTAAAAAATTGCTGCAAGCCCTACCCTTTCAACTTACAAATGGACAAAGGGAGGCAATAAAAGATATTGCCAACGATCTCGCTTCGCCAGAACCAATGCTAAGACTTCTCCAAGGTGATGTAGGAGCAGGAAAAACTGTTGTTGCACTAATAGCTATGGCACAAATTGCTGAAAATGCAGGACAGTCAGCATTAATGGCTCCAACAGAAGTTCTTGCCCGCCAGCATTTTGCGACAATTGCACCTCTTGCCGAAAAGGTTGGATTACAAACAGTTCTCTTAACAGGGCGAGAAAAAGGAAAATTGCGCACAAATATTTTGAACGATATTTTATCAGGCCAAGCTTCTATTATTATCGGAACACATGCTCTTATACAAGATAACGTCATTTACAATAATCTTGCTTTAGCCATTATAGATGAACAACATCGTTTTGGCGTGCATCAACGTCTTGCCCTTACAGCAAAAGGCCATAAACCTGATATGCTGGTCATGACAGCCACTCCGATTCCACGTACGTTAGTCCTGACAGCATTTGGTGATATGGATGTTTCCAAAATTACCGAAAAACCAATGGGACGCCAACCAATTACAACAGCAACGCTTTCTTTGAAACGTATTGATGAACTCATAGAACGAATTGCCATTGCATTAGAAAAAGGAGAGAAACTCTATTGGATCTGCCCTTTAGTGGAAGAATCTAAAATTCTTGAGCTCACTTCAATTGAAACTCGTTTTGCTATTCTCCAAGAGCATTTTGGAACACGTGTTGGTATGATACATGGGAAAATGTCAACAGATGAAAAAGAAGCAGCTATGGCATCCTTTAAATGCGGAAATATAGGTATTTTAGTTGCAACTACAGTCATTGAAGTAGGAGTCGATATTCCAGATGCTTCGATCATCGTTATCGAACATGCCGAACATTTTGGCCTTTCACAACTACACCAATTGCGTGGGCGTGTTGGACGAGGAGAAAAAAAATCTTCCTGTATTTTGCTTTACAAAGACCCACTAACAAAAATGGCTGCAACACGCCTTAATATTATACGCAATACAGAAGATGGTTTTAAAATTGCTGAAGAAGACTGGCGCCTGCGAGGAGAAGGAGAGCTTTTAGGAACCAAACAATCCGGTATGCCCGAGTTCCACATAGCAAACCTTGCAGTCCATAGTGATCTTTTATCAATGGCAAGAAGAGATGCACGTTTATTTTTGCAACATGATCCTAACCTTTCTTCAGAACAAGGACAAGCTTTACGTTTGCTCCTTTACCTTTTTGGACGCGACGACGCTACACGTCTGTTACGAGCAGGATAA
- the dnaE gene encoding DNA polymerase III subunit alpha codes for MAEDKIKIRDEKKSLPRFIHLRVHSAYSLLEGALKISQIIQHAISDHTPAVAITDTNNLFGALEFSQYCFLHGIQPIIGCQLTVDFGDGNDNLPFVKARSSSDFCSLVFLAASESGYAHLVRLVSRAYLDKCDTDPPHIKVDWLLSHSEGIIALTGGKGGPINFSLAEGRKERAVERLTYLKKIFGDRLYVELQRHGTYDRKIEAALIELAYAHEIPLVATNEAFFLNRQGYEAHDALMAVAEGQIVSNPERTRVTPDHYLKSQDEMVALFSDLPEALENSVEIALRCHAATPTHKPILPRFIEQSVDSNFTLEVEDSELLNQAKAGLKKRLETIGLAEGYTIADYEQRLDYEISVITRMQFSGYFLIVSDFIKWAKSHGISVGPGRGSGAGSLVAYALTITDIDPLRFSLLFERFLNPDRVSMPDFDIDFCQERREEVIHYVQKKYGRDQVAQIITFGKLQARAVLRDVGRVLEVPYRQVDYLTKLVPATPGSQVELADAIKNEPKFEEEKKKDPAVARTLDIALQLEGLYRHASTHAAGIVIGDRPLSELVPMYRDPRSNMPVTQFNMKYVEQAGLVKFDFLGLKTLTVLKMAVDFVARKGIKIDLSNIPLNDEETYAMMARGETVGVFQVESSGMRKALIGMKPDRIEDIIALVALYRPGPMENIPTYNARKHGEEEIASIHPKIDYLIKETQGVIVYQEQVMQIAQVLAGYSLGEADLLRRAMGKKIHKEMQEQRTRFVNGAVAGGVDKGQADIIFDLLAKFADYGFNKSHAAAYAIVSYQTAYMKAHHPVEFLAASMTYDMANTDKLNDFRREALRLGIKVVAPCVQTSHRVFEVGDNCIYYSLAAIKGVGEAVVDHIVACRGNKLFKDLEDFCERIDPRIVNKRAMESLVCAGAFDCFNIAREILLANLGTLHAYALRILDNNSSGQIDIFRMTGGLKAPLILSQTSPWLLDEKLYREFQAIGFYFSAHPLDEYRAMLEKKRVQTWVNFANAVKGGATAARLAGTVVAKQVRKTKSGKKMGIIHFSDMSGQYETILFSEVLADYEDILELGKSFIITVSAENRSEGVSLRLETVQSLEQEALQHHKMMRLFIKTVDMLPQIEQNLIPSGNGEVGLILIQEDGLREVEITLPKRYKVNSHVANAMKSIQGVVDVELT; via the coding sequence GTGGCGGAAGATAAAATTAAAATACGAGATGAAAAAAAATCTCTCCCTCGCTTTATTCATTTAAGGGTACATTCTGCTTACTCACTACTTGAAGGAGCTTTAAAAATCTCACAAATTATTCAACATGCAATTTCAGATCATACACCAGCAGTTGCTATTACTGATACGAATAATTTATTTGGTGCTTTGGAGTTTTCGCAATATTGTTTTTTGCATGGGATCCAACCTATTATTGGTTGTCAGCTTACAGTTGATTTTGGTGATGGAAATGATAACCTGCCTTTTGTTAAAGCGCGCTCTTCTTCTGATTTTTGCTCTCTTGTTTTCTTAGCTGCTAGCGAGAGTGGTTATGCGCATTTGGTTCGTCTCGTTAGTCGTGCTTATCTTGATAAGTGTGATACTGATCCTCCTCATATCAAAGTCGATTGGCTGTTGTCACACAGTGAAGGAATAATTGCTTTGACGGGTGGCAAGGGAGGACCTATTAATTTTTCTTTGGCAGAAGGTAGAAAAGAACGTGCTGTTGAGCGGTTAACTTATTTAAAAAAAATTTTTGGAGATCGTCTTTATGTAGAACTACAGCGGCATGGTACCTATGACCGGAAAATAGAGGCTGCACTTATTGAGTTGGCTTATGCACATGAAATTCCTCTTGTTGCAACCAATGAGGCCTTTTTTCTGAATAGGCAGGGATATGAAGCACATGATGCGTTGATGGCGGTTGCGGAGGGACAAATTGTCTCTAATCCAGAACGCACACGTGTGACGCCAGATCATTATTTAAAGTCACAAGATGAAATGGTTGCGTTGTTTTCTGATTTGCCAGAAGCTTTGGAAAACAGTGTTGAAATTGCATTACGTTGTCATGCTGCTACTCCGACTCACAAACCAATTTTACCTCGTTTTATAGAGCAATCTGTTGATTCAAATTTTACTTTAGAAGTAGAAGATAGTGAATTGTTGAATCAAGCTAAAGCTGGTTTAAAGAAGAGGCTTGAAACAATTGGATTGGCTGAAGGATATACGATTGCAGATTACGAGCAACGACTTGATTATGAAATTTCAGTTATTACGCGTATGCAATTTTCTGGTTATTTTCTTATCGTTTCAGATTTCATAAAATGGGCGAAGTCCCATGGTATCTCTGTTGGTCCAGGGCGTGGTTCTGGTGCTGGTTCGCTTGTTGCTTATGCATTGACTATCACTGATATTGATCCATTGCGTTTTTCTCTTCTCTTTGAACGTTTCCTTAATCCAGATCGTGTTTCTATGCCGGATTTTGATATCGATTTTTGTCAGGAGCGACGCGAAGAAGTTATTCATTATGTTCAAAAAAAATATGGACGTGATCAAGTTGCCCAAATTATTACGTTTGGTAAATTACAAGCACGTGCGGTGTTGCGTGATGTTGGGCGTGTTTTAGAAGTACCTTATCGTCAGGTGGATTATCTTACGAAATTAGTTCCTGCTACGCCTGGAAGTCAGGTTGAATTAGCTGATGCTATCAAGAATGAACCAAAATTTGAAGAAGAAAAGAAAAAAGATCCCGCTGTTGCACGTACATTAGATATAGCGCTTCAGTTGGAGGGGCTTTATCGTCATGCATCAACCCATGCAGCAGGGATTGTTATTGGTGATCGACCACTTTCAGAGCTTGTCCCGATGTATCGTGATCCTCGTTCCAATATGCCTGTTACACAATTTAATATGAAATATGTTGAACAAGCTGGGTTGGTAAAGTTTGATTTCCTTGGGTTGAAAACGCTTACTGTTTTGAAAATGGCAGTAGATTTTGTTGCGCGAAAGGGTATCAAAATAGATTTGTCGAATATCCCCCTGAATGATGAAGAAACCTATGCTATGATGGCACGTGGTGAAACGGTTGGAGTATTTCAAGTTGAAAGTTCTGGGATGCGTAAGGCGCTGATTGGGATGAAGCCAGATCGTATTGAAGATATTATTGCTCTTGTCGCGCTTTATCGTCCTGGACCGATGGAGAATATTCCGACGTATAATGCACGCAAACATGGAGAAGAGGAAATCGCTTCTATTCATCCTAAAATAGATTATCTGATTAAAGAAACACAAGGTGTTATTGTCTATCAGGAGCAGGTGATGCAGATTGCTCAGGTGCTTGCTGGTTATTCGCTTGGGGAAGCGGATTTATTACGTCGCGCTATGGGTAAAAAGATTCACAAAGAAATGCAAGAACAGCGTACACGCTTTGTGAATGGAGCTGTTGCTGGCGGCGTTGATAAGGGTCAGGCCGATATTATTTTTGATCTTTTAGCAAAATTTGCAGATTACGGTTTTAATAAGTCGCACGCCGCTGCTTATGCGATTGTTTCTTACCAAACAGCTTATATGAAAGCACATCATCCCGTTGAGTTTTTAGCTGCTTCAATGACATATGACATGGCAAATACGGATAAGTTAAATGATTTTCGGCGTGAAGCATTAAGATTGGGTATTAAAGTTGTTGCACCTTGTGTGCAAACATCACATCGTGTTTTTGAGGTTGGTGATAATTGTATTTATTATTCTCTTGCTGCCATTAAGGGTGTTGGAGAAGCGGTGGTTGATCATATTGTAGCTTGTCGTGGAAATAAACTTTTTAAGGATCTGGAAGATTTTTGTGAGCGTATTGATCCTCGTATTGTTAATAAGCGTGCGATGGAAAGTTTGGTTTGTGCTGGTGCGTTTGATTGTTTTAATATTGCACGTGAGATTTTATTGGCGAATCTTGGAACTCTTCATGCGTATGCACTTCGTATTCTTGATAATAACTCTAGTGGGCAGATTGATATATTTAGGATGACGGGTGGGTTAAAAGCCCCCTTGATTTTATCGCAAACATCTCCTTGGTTACTGGATGAAAAACTTTATCGAGAATTTCAAGCAATAGGTTTTTATTTTTCTGCTCATCCTCTGGATGAGTATCGGGCTATGCTGGAGAAAAAGCGTGTACAGACTTGGGTTAATTTTGCCAATGCCGTTAAAGGAGGAGCAACTGCTGCTAGGCTTGCTGGAACTGTTGTGGCAAAACAAGTGCGCAAAACAAAATCTGGTAAAAAAATGGGGATTATTCATTTTTCTGATATGAGTGGGCAGTATGAAACAATTCTCTTTTCTGAGGTACTTGCGGATTATGAGGATATACTAGAACTTGGAAAATCTTTTATCATTACCGTGAGTGCAGAAAATCGCTCTGAGGGCGTTAGTTTGCGACTTGAAACGGTTCAATCTTTGGAACAGGAGGCGTTACAGCATCATAAAATGATGCGTCTCTTTATAAAAACAGTTGATATGCTTCCTCAAATTGAGCAAAATTTAATTCCTAGTGGCAATGGAGAAGTAGGGCTTATTCTCATTCAAGAGGATGGATTACGGGAAGTCGAAATTACCCTTCCAAAGCGGTACAAGGTTAATTCACATGTGGCGAATGCTATGAAATCGATACAGGGTGTTGTTGATGTGGAGTTGACTTGA
- a CDS encoding FAD-binding protein — MDQSPIIVGAGIAGLSTALALAHKGIASTIFEKRKQLNAIGAGIQLTPNATCILAHWGILSKLTKVGTTPHFLELREGVSLKTRLRAELINLSEKNWKAPYITIHRADLQKILYNAVIENPFIKYKTGETVVAATQTTTNNIHIKTIKADVPTETQQHQFYSTPLLIGCDGVWSTLRKLSPLHETADFSGFIAWRATTEFEHLPKGFRSLLQNVKTITTWMGPKNHLVVYPIQSSEKIFNFVAITHGENSKEGWAHKGNKENLKSLFKDWNLQILQIFDHIDEWSYWPVFQMKQNRFLGLERQVFVGDCAHAALPFAAQGAAMAIEDAATLAETLSMEDLSFTEALSFYEKIRKPRITAVKKRGDFNKIAYHATGPIAIARNFVMKIRTPETIMSSLDWLYSYNAINLAKMIRSAML, encoded by the coding sequence ATGGATCAATCGCCAATAATAGTTGGAGCAGGTATTGCTGGATTAAGCACTGCTTTAGCACTTGCCCATAAAGGAATTGCAAGTACCATTTTTGAAAAGCGTAAACAGCTTAATGCTATAGGCGCTGGTATTCAGCTCACCCCAAATGCAACCTGTATACTTGCTCATTGGGGAATTCTTAGTAAGCTTACTAAAGTAGGTACAACACCGCACTTTCTTGAATTAAGAGAAGGAGTATCTTTAAAAACGCGACTGCGTGCTGAGCTTATCAATTTATCAGAAAAAAACTGGAAAGCTCCTTATATTACGATCCATCGTGCCGACTTACAAAAAATTTTATACAATGCTGTTATTGAAAATCCTTTTATTAAATATAAAACAGGAGAAACTGTTGTAGCAGCCACCCAAACGACAACAAACAACATTCATATAAAAACAATAAAAGCAGATGTACCAACTGAAACACAACAACACCAATTTTATTCAACGCCGCTCCTTATCGGATGTGATGGAGTTTGGTCCACATTACGGAAATTGTCTCCTTTGCATGAAACGGCAGATTTTAGTGGCTTTATTGCTTGGCGCGCAACAACAGAATTCGAACATCTCCCTAAAGGCTTTCGTTCATTATTGCAAAATGTGAAGACAATTACTACTTGGATGGGCCCCAAAAATCATCTTGTTGTCTATCCCATTCAATCATCCGAAAAAATTTTTAATTTTGTAGCCATTACCCATGGCGAAAATTCAAAAGAAGGGTGGGCACATAAAGGAAATAAAGAAAATTTGAAATCTCTTTTTAAAGATTGGAATCTGCAAATTTTGCAAATCTTTGACCATATTGACGAATGGAGCTATTGGCCAGTATTTCAAATGAAACAGAACCGTTTTTTAGGGTTAGAAAGACAAGTATTTGTTGGTGATTGTGCGCACGCTGCCCTGCCTTTCGCTGCACAAGGTGCTGCTATGGCAATAGAAGACGCTGCCACATTAGCAGAAACACTCTCTATGGAAGATCTTTCATTCACTGAAGCCCTTTCATTTTACGAAAAAATACGCAAGCCCCGCATTACTGCGGTAAAAAAACGTGGAGATTTTAATAAAATAGCTTATCATGCAACTGGCCCCATAGCAATCGCACGCAATTTCGTAATGAAAATTCGCACACCAGAAACTATTATGTCGAGCCTTGATTGGCTTTATAGTTATAATGCTATAAACTTAGCAAAAATGATACGAAGCGCTATGCTATAA
- a CDS encoding zinc-finger domain-containing protein, producing the protein MADNNIPHFQNDLGYSTIEIGVKEFMCVGATQPFDHPHIFIDMGSADEKICPYCSTLYRYVPSLSYNQTNPTGCLYYPSNSL; encoded by the coding sequence ATGGCTGATAACAACATTCCCCATTTCCAAAATGACCTTGGATATAGCACAATCGAAATTGGTGTGAAGGAATTTATGTGTGTAGGTGCTACACAACCATTCGATCATCCTCATATTTTTATCGACATGGGATCAGCTGATGAAAAAATTTGCCCTTATTGTTCAACACTTTATCGCTATGTTCCCTCACTATCCTACAATCAAACAAACCCCACAGGATGTCTCTATTATCCAAGCAATTCACTATAG